In Desulfovibrio gilichinskyi, a genomic segment contains:
- the nuoK gene encoding NADH-quinone oxidoreductase subunit NuoK gives MIVPLEHILLFAAMLFFIGLVTVVARRNLIMILLGVEVMLNAAGVVFVAASLRWWDISGQGMVLFIMGVAAAEIAVGLTLVFRVWRKNKSLNPDSLKTFKE, from the coding sequence ATGATCGTGCCCTTAGAGCATATCCTGCTCTTTGCAGCGATGTTATTTTTCATCGGTCTGGTCACGGTGGTAGCTCGGCGTAACCTGATTATGATCTTGCTCGGCGTGGAAGTCATGCTCAATGCTGCGGGCGTGGTTTTTGTAGCCGCATCCCTGCGCTGGTGGGATATTTCAGGACAGGGAATGGTGTTGTTCATCATGGGAGTTGCTGCCGCAGAGATCGCAGTGGGATTGACTCTGGTTTTCAGGGTATGGCGGAAAAATAAGAGTTTGAACCCGGACTCGTTGAAAACGTTCAAGGAATGA
- the nuoL gene encoding NADH-quinone oxidoreductase subunit L: MTSILCLTLFAPLAGAVVLALMGRIMSRRLSGLLACMAVACSLTGALLGWGQLQGTQDLSIHLFDWFAAGGLHVSATVLYNPLCAVMATMVAFVSLIIHIHSLYFMRDDDGWIRYFCYLNLFVFFMQSIVMADDLVFLFMGWEGVGFCSFALIGFWYTDPQNVMAGKKAFLITRIGDVAFLGALAVLFNVTGNLSIQHLSASAPGMEPATLTLVGLLLLVAATGKSAQLPLLVWLPDAMAGPSPVSALIHAATMVTAGVYLLIRTFPALLYAQPFVLETVAVVGALTAFVAACSALVQHDIKRVLAWSTISQVGYMVLGVGAGDPSGSFFHLLVHAFFKSLLFMVAGIVIQALHEEHNIFRMGARVRKVVPGAAPAFFCGAAALAGLPPFAGFFSKGRILENAMAMARTGEGVWVFVWAAGTITALITAVYSFRVFLLAFTGSPALVPETGTKKTPALMLHVLWPLALLAVTAGILNLPEHIANLLGMQTDWLDHFLGMSPATQQVMTGDLSEWVDAVLAVSGLGIALFLYGPWRKLRNPFSDRGLSRFLLDGWRLDRLYMTAVAYPYRSAATLLWKNVEDKSVDGAALSLGSAALRAGGRICQWGANRLSSYLFWLLLGVVAMLIVMAAIGIR; the protein is encoded by the coding sequence ATGACCAGTATTCTTTGTCTGACTCTTTTCGCTCCGCTCGCTGGAGCCGTGGTACTGGCCCTGATGGGGCGAATCATGTCGCGCAGGCTGTCAGGGCTGCTTGCCTGTATGGCTGTGGCCTGTTCTTTGACCGGTGCGCTTTTGGGATGGGGCCAGTTGCAGGGTACTCAGGATTTAAGCATTCATCTTTTCGACTGGTTCGCAGCCGGTGGTCTTCATGTTTCGGCGACCGTGCTCTACAATCCTCTGTGCGCGGTCATGGCCACTATGGTGGCCTTCGTCTCCCTGATTATCCATATACATTCCCTGTATTTTATGCGGGATGATGACGGATGGATCCGCTATTTCTGTTACCTGAATCTGTTTGTCTTTTTCATGCAGTCCATTGTCATGGCAGACGATCTTGTTTTTCTATTCATGGGATGGGAGGGCGTTGGTTTCTGTTCCTTCGCTTTGATAGGGTTCTGGTATACTGATCCTCAAAACGTCATGGCGGGCAAGAAAGCCTTTCTGATCACTCGTATCGGTGACGTGGCCTTTCTGGGAGCACTGGCGGTGCTCTTTAATGTTACAGGCAACCTGAGTATCCAGCATCTTTCTGCATCAGCTCCGGGCATGGAGCCGGCCACACTGACTCTGGTCGGGTTGCTCCTGCTGGTGGCCGCCACCGGCAAGTCCGCCCAGTTGCCGCTGTTGGTCTGGCTTCCTGATGCTATGGCAGGCCCTTCTCCTGTTTCGGCCCTGATCCATGCCGCGACCATGGTGACTGCCGGAGTTTACCTGCTTATCCGTACGTTTCCGGCACTGCTGTACGCACAACCTTTCGTCTTGGAAACAGTGGCGGTGGTAGGAGCCCTGACGGCCTTTGTGGCAGCCTGTTCGGCTCTGGTCCAACATGACATCAAGCGTGTTCTGGCATGGTCCACCATCAGTCAGGTAGGCTACATGGTTTTGGGCGTTGGTGCAGGTGACCCTTCGGGGAGTTTCTTCCACCTGCTTGTGCATGCTTTTTTCAAGTCATTGTTGTTTATGGTGGCGGGTATTGTTATTCAGGCTCTGCATGAAGAACACAATATTTTCCGAATGGGCGCAAGGGTGCGTAAAGTCGTACCCGGAGCGGCTCCGGCATTTTTCTGCGGCGCTGCCGCTCTGGCCGGATTACCGCCTTTTGCCGGATTCTTCAGCAAAGGGCGCATTCTGGAAAATGCTATGGCTATGGCTCGAACCGGCGAGGGCGTTTGGGTATTTGTCTGGGCTGCAGGCACGATTACGGCGCTGATTACAGCTGTATATAGTTTTCGTGTTTTTTTACTGGCCTTTACCGGTAGTCCGGCGCTTGTTCCTGAAACGGGAACGAAAAAAACGCCCGCCCTCATGCTTCATGTGCTCTGGCCGTTGGCTTTGCTGGCTGTAACTGCCGGAATCCTGAATCTGCCGGAGCATATTGCCAATCTACTCGGGATGCAGACTGATTGGTTGGATCATTTTCTAGGTATGTCCCCGGCCACGCAGCAAGTCATGACTGGTGATTTGTCCGAATGGGTTGATGCTGTGTTGGCTGTATCAGGGCTGGGCATTGCCCTGTTCTTGTACGGCCCTTGGCGTAAACTCCGTAATCCCTTTTCTGATCGAGGGCTGTCTCGTTTTCTGCTTGATGGTTGGAGGCTCGACAGGCTCTACATGACGGCGGTGGCCTACCCCTATCGTTCGGCGGCAACGCTACTCTGGAAAAATGTGGAGGATAAATCGGTGGATGGTGCGGCCTTAAGTCTGGGGTCAGCGGCCCTGCGAGCTGGTGGCCGAATATGCCAATGGGGTGCTAATCGGCTTTCCTCATATCTGTTTTGGCTTCTGCTGGGTGTTGTTGCCATGCTTATCGTTATGGCCGCTATAGGAATCAGGTGA
- a CDS encoding complex I subunit 4 family protein: MNDFPLLTSLILLPIFGGLVGLFFHHRPDQARFICLITALAELALVLLLLPLVMNSNELADRFDWIPLLHVQYSLVMDGLSYVLVLLTALLGVLGILTSWREIREGVAVFHFLLLAALSSAIGVFLARDLLLFYLFWEAQLIPMFFIIGRFGHERRRYAALKFFVFSMVGGLPLLLAIIWLMLTGVDPSLAALTASPVQGTVQIWCAAAFVLAFGVKTPMLPVHTWLPDAHTQAPTAGSLLLAGVLLKTGAYAMLRWAIPLFPQAMTAAAPWLAGLGLAGLFYASWVALAQQDAKRLVAYSSVAHMGLIMFAMFAHNRIGLSGAVVQMVSHALTTGALFVMVGMLAERFNSRQLSDFGGLWTKMPVYGGFMLFFAMASAGLPGLSNFVGELMILLGSFRVYPVGASLAFFGIVVGLAYVLRLLQGTILGKPGPLTESAQVLDLDGREILILSVFALAVLLIGIHPAPLLKLINEPLSALATNWPR, from the coding sequence ATGAACGATTTTCCTTTACTCACCTCATTGATTCTACTTCCGATCTTTGGCGGCCTTGTCGGTTTATTTTTTCATCACCGTCCAGATCAGGCACGGTTCATTTGTCTGATAACTGCTTTGGCTGAATTGGCGTTAGTGCTCCTGCTCCTGCCGTTGGTCATGAATTCGAATGAACTGGCGGATCGGTTTGACTGGATTCCGCTGTTGCATGTGCAGTATTCGCTGGTCATGGACGGACTGAGTTATGTTCTGGTTCTGCTCACTGCCCTATTGGGTGTACTCGGCATCCTTACGTCTTGGCGGGAGATCCGCGAAGGCGTAGCTGTGTTCCACTTTTTGTTACTGGCTGCACTTAGCTCAGCCATAGGCGTGTTTCTGGCCCGTGATTTGCTGCTTTTTTATTTGTTCTGGGAAGCCCAGCTCATTCCCATGTTTTTTATTATCGGTCGATTCGGACATGAGCGGCGGCGATATGCAGCCCTTAAATTTTTTGTTTTCAGTATGGTCGGAGGACTCCCTCTGCTGCTGGCCATCATCTGGCTTATGTTGACCGGGGTTGATCCCTCTCTTGCCGCGCTCACAGCTTCTCCTGTGCAAGGAACCGTGCAAATCTGGTGTGCAGCTGCTTTCGTTCTGGCCTTCGGGGTTAAGACTCCCATGCTGCCGGTGCATACATGGTTGCCGGATGCTCATACTCAGGCTCCGACCGCAGGCAGTCTGTTATTGGCCGGGGTTTTGCTTAAAACCGGGGCTTATGCCATGCTGCGCTGGGCTATCCCGCTGTTTCCTCAAGCTATGACTGCGGCGGCCCCATGGCTCGCAGGGCTGGGTCTTGCTGGATTGTTCTACGCCTCATGGGTTGCGCTGGCTCAGCAGGACGCCAAACGGCTGGTGGCTTATTCCAGTGTGGCGCACATGGGGCTTATCATGTTTGCTATGTTCGCTCATAACCGGATCGGCTTGTCCGGAGCCGTGGTACAGATGGTCAGCCACGCTCTGACTACCGGAGCCCTGTTCGTCATGGTGGGCATGCTGGCTGAAAGGTTTAACTCAAGGCAACTCTCTGACTTCGGTGGACTTTGGACCAAGATGCCAGTGTATGGCGGATTCATGCTTTTCTTTGCCATGGCCTCAGCCGGATTGCCAGGTCTGTCCAATTTCGTTGGTGAACTGATGATTCTACTCGGTTCTTTCCGGGTCTACCCTGTTGGAGCCTCTCTGGCCTTTTTCGGCATTGTGGTGGGGCTGGCTTATGTGCTCCGTTTGCTTCAAGGTACGATTCTCGGAAAACCCGGTCCGCTGACCGAATCCGCTCAGGTCCTCGATCTAGATGGTCGAGAAATTTTGATTCTGTCTGTATTTGCCCTTGCTGTTCTGCTGATTGGAATTCATCCGGCACCGTTATTGAAATTGATCAATGAACCGCTAAGTGCCTTGGCAACTAATTGGCCTCGATAG
- a CDS encoding NADH-quinone oxidoreductase subunit N, which translates to MYDIQLFSPHLLLTLGILVCFVSGTIFKRPAGLYAVSLISLLSAGIMGLIFYPAHGPEMAALKPFLATGALTSYFLPLVCGLGVGALLFFGPELKQEDRNHDDELYALFLTAVLGGLLLAGGQSWLAFFLGLELLSLPLYILIGLRKDSGGNEASVKYFVMGATASGVLLFGIGLIYAGSGTLDIVSSLRAPQGSGTVLLGLGMVLTGVAFKLSLVPFHLWAPDVYRGAPESVSALLTSMVKAAVVGGLLRIALALGPEFWPATAPVLWGLAALTMVAANLAALAQTSIKRMLGFSSAAHMGYLIMGVLCINEAGPGPVIFYATALAVMDLAAFGGLSLLNAGAEPVDSLESLRGLGKARPWGGILLAVGLTGLAGLPPTAGFTGKLLLFRSTIMGGYPWLGVIGILGAALSVFYYLRPLAALYFEEREITAARERLTVSGGVAIFLLLLLIIGLGLMPSPILQFMPIHP; encoded by the coding sequence ATGTACGATATACAGTTATTTTCACCGCATCTGTTGCTTACCCTGGGCATTCTGGTCTGTTTTGTTTCGGGAACGATCTTTAAACGTCCGGCAGGGCTTTATGCTGTCTCTCTGATATCTTTGTTGTCGGCAGGAATCATGGGGCTGATCTTTTACCCTGCGCACGGACCGGAAATGGCGGCATTGAAACCGTTTCTGGCAACAGGAGCACTGACCTCCTATTTTCTTCCTTTGGTCTGTGGCTTGGGGGTGGGAGCGTTACTTTTCTTCGGTCCCGAACTTAAGCAGGAAGATCGAAATCATGATGACGAACTTTACGCTCTGTTTCTCACTGCTGTGCTCGGTGGTTTGCTATTGGCCGGAGGACAGAGCTGGCTGGCTTTCTTTCTGGGACTGGAATTGTTGTCTTTGCCTCTGTATATTCTCATCGGACTGCGCAAGGATAGCGGCGGCAACGAGGCTTCAGTTAAATATTTTGTCATGGGTGCCACGGCCAGCGGAGTGCTGCTTTTCGGTATAGGGCTGATCTATGCCGGGTCAGGCACGCTGGACATCGTGTCCAGCCTTCGCGCTCCACAGGGGAGCGGCACTGTTCTTCTCGGTCTGGGCATGGTTCTGACCGGAGTGGCTTTCAAACTTTCTCTTGTTCCGTTTCATCTTTGGGCACCGGACGTATACCGCGGGGCTCCGGAATCGGTGTCGGCTTTGTTGACCTCTATGGTCAAAGCCGCAGTCGTAGGGGGGCTTTTGCGTATTGCTCTGGCACTGGGGCCGGAATTCTGGCCTGCCACGGCTCCTGTTCTTTGGGGACTGGCTGCTTTGACCATGGTGGCCGCGAATCTGGCCGCTTTGGCTCAGACCAGTATTAAGAGGATGCTCGGTTTTTCCTCGGCTGCTCACATGGGGTATCTGATTATGGGTGTGCTTTGTATCAATGAGGCTGGGCCCGGACCGGTTATTTTCTATGCAACGGCGTTGGCAGTAATGGATCTGGCCGCTTTTGGCGGCTTGTCCCTGCTGAACGCCGGAGCTGAACCGGTGGACAGCCTTGAATCACTGCGCGGGCTCGGCAAGGCTCGTCCTTGGGGAGGGATTCTCTTGGCCGTCGGTTTAACCGGATTGGCCGGATTGCCTCCAACCGCCGGTTTCACCGGCAAGTTGCTTCTTTTCAGGTCCACCATCATGGGCGGGTACCCTTGGCTGGGTGTCATTGGTATTTTGGGTGCGGCCTTGTCTGTGTTTTACTATCTGCGCCCTCTGGCTGCACTCTATTTTGAAGAGCGTGAAATCACGGCAGCCCGCGAACGATTGACAGTTTCTGGTGGTGTGGCCATTTTCCTTCTCCTACTGTTGATCATCGGGCTTGGACTTATGCCTTCGCCCATCTTGCAATTCATGCCGATACATCCGTAA
- a CDS encoding NAD-dependent succinate-semialdehyde dehydrogenase has translation MSYATVNPFTGKTVTTFNDSTDAEVNLALDNAQKAFESWKNSSFAKRAAVMHKAAEILRNEKSEYAKLLTLEMGKITAEAEGEVDLSADIFDYYAEHAESHLAPRKLDVNPATKGEYHLLAEPLGVLLAIEPWNFPYYQVARIIAPQLSAGNTVLLKHASIVPQSAAAMEKLLTRAGLPAGVFKNLYATRDQLDTIISDPRVRGVALTGSERAGAVVAVQAAKALKKSTLELGGNDAFIVLADAELDKTVKWGVFGRHFNGGQVCCASKRMIIVDELYDQYREKYIEGVKNLKAGDPFDPETTLAPLSSQKAADLLKKQIAKAIELGATATEVGPKIPKQGAFVQPVILENVTLDNPARYWEFFGPVSMLFRAKDEEDAIAIANDTPFGLGGSVFTSDLKHGEEVARKVSTGMVFVNHPTVVKADIPFGGIRNSGYGRELLDLGIKEFVNHKVVGVTDIDGDF, from the coding sequence ATGAGTTACGCTACTGTTAATCCTTTTACCGGTAAAACGGTCACTACCTTTAATGACTCTACAGATGCTGAGGTAAATCTGGCATTGGACAATGCCCAGAAGGCCTTTGAATCTTGGAAAAACTCCAGCTTTGCAAAGCGGGCTGCCGTCATGCACAAGGCTGCAGAGATATTGCGCAACGAAAAAAGTGAATATGCCAAACTGCTGACCTTAGAAATGGGCAAAATCACGGCCGAAGCCGAGGGAGAAGTAGACCTTTCGGCAGACATTTTCGACTACTACGCCGAGCACGCCGAGTCTCATTTGGCCCCACGCAAACTTGATGTGAATCCTGCCACCAAGGGCGAATACCATCTGCTGGCCGAGCCTCTCGGAGTTCTGTTGGCCATTGAGCCTTGGAACTTCCCTTACTACCAAGTTGCAAGGATAATAGCTCCACAGCTTTCCGCAGGTAACACAGTTCTGCTTAAACATGCCTCCATCGTGCCGCAGTCCGCAGCCGCCATGGAAAAATTATTAACCAGAGCAGGTCTGCCTGCCGGTGTATTCAAAAACCTCTATGCCACCCGCGATCAGCTAGACACCATTATCAGTGACCCCAGAGTCCGGGGCGTTGCCCTGACAGGTTCAGAAAGAGCCGGGGCCGTGGTTGCAGTTCAGGCCGCCAAGGCCCTTAAGAAATCTACATTGGAGCTGGGCGGTAACGATGCGTTTATTGTTCTGGCCGACGCTGAGCTGGACAAGACCGTCAAATGGGGCGTGTTCGGACGCCACTTTAACGGCGGCCAAGTCTGCTGCGCTTCCAAGCGCATGATAATCGTAGACGAACTTTACGATCAATATCGCGAAAAATACATTGAAGGAGTGAAGAACCTCAAGGCAGGCGATCCGTTCGATCCAGAAACTACTCTGGCCCCTCTTTCTTCTCAGAAGGCCGCTGACCTGCTTAAAAAACAGATTGCCAAAGCCATAGAATTAGGTGCAACCGCCACGGAAGTCGGTCCCAAGATTCCGAAACAGGGTGCTTTCGTGCAGCCTGTTATTCTGGAAAATGTGACTCTGGACAATCCTGCCCGCTATTGGGAATTCTTCGGTCCAGTGTCTATGCTATTTAGGGCCAAGGACGAAGAAGACGCCATCGCCATCGCCAATGACACCCCATTCGGTCTGGGCGGATCAGTCTTTACCTCCGATCTGAAACACGGTGAAGAGGTGGCCCGCAAGGTTTCCACCGGCATGGTTTTCGTCAACCACCCAACCGTGGTCAAAGCGGACATTCCATTCGGAGGAATCCGCAACTCCGGTTACGGCCGCGAGCTATTGGATCTCGGCATCAAGGAATTTGTCAACCACAAGGTGGTAGGCGTGACTGACATCGACGGTGACTTCTAG
- a CDS encoding ABC transporter substrate-binding protein, producing MRHFKMLYLAVFALFIAVAIAGCSEQEKTGLEKVKETGEVSFAMSGGYPPFNFYNKTNELVGFDVDVAKEVAKRLGVKLKPVTTEWSGIIEGLRSGIYSGILGSMAATEQRKEVVDFSIPYYYSGAQMFVRADGPFESVQGLKDHAVGLVTGTTFEQDAKNLGVTDIRLYKDDTSTLTELSNGVIAGVITDRVVGVNAMNSGKFNIKPLGSPLRREDIAVAFRKEDKTLTDEVNKILTQMHEDGTLTALSMKWLNVDITKK from the coding sequence ATGAGACATTTTAAGATGTTATATCTTGCGGTATTTGCATTGTTTATTGCTGTGGCCATCGCAGGATGTTCCGAGCAGGAAAAAACAGGACTTGAGAAAGTTAAAGAAACCGGTGAAGTCAGCTTTGCTATGAGCGGAGGATATCCTCCATTTAATTTTTACAATAAAACTAATGAGCTGGTTGGCTTTGATGTTGATGTGGCTAAAGAAGTCGCCAAAAGATTGGGTGTGAAGCTGAAACCAGTTACCACCGAGTGGAGCGGTATTATCGAAGGACTGCGTTCAGGTATCTACAGTGGTATTCTGGGTAGTATGGCCGCTACTGAGCAGCGTAAAGAGGTCGTAGATTTTTCCATCCCTTATTACTACTCCGGCGCGCAGATGTTCGTTCGTGCAGATGGCCCGTTTGAATCTGTTCAGGGACTCAAAGATCACGCTGTCGGATTGGTGACCGGAACCACATTTGAGCAGGATGCCAAGAATCTTGGAGTCACTGATATCCGTCTTTATAAAGACGACACCAGTACACTGACCGAACTTTCAAACGGTGTTATTGCAGGTGTCATTACCGACCGTGTTGTGGGCGTAAATGCTATGAATAGCGGCAAATTTAATATCAAGCCTCTCGGTTCTCCGTTACGCAGGGAAGACATTGCCGTTGCTTTCCGCAAAGAAGACAAGACCCTTACCGACGAAGTGAATAAGATTTTAACACAGATGCATGAAGACGGAACTCTGACTGCACTGAGTATGAAGTGGCTTAATGTTGATATTACTAAGAAATAA
- a CDS encoding amino acid ABC transporter permease — protein MYFHFSSLLEYFPYFLPAAWMTLEITMLGILLGLVLGLITVFMRISDRKIFNLPAHAYIYIIRGTPLLLQLLFIYFGMRSLIGLSALPAAVLALGFHNGAYLAEIFRGAISSISEGQMEAARSIGLSYPRAMIRIILPQAFKRAIPALGNQFIIALKDSSLASAITINELLLKSQQLASSNFMMMEMLTIAGMFYLFYTGVFTFLFHRIARRLDTSGA, from the coding sequence ATGTATTTTCATTTTTCAAGCCTGCTGGAGTATTTTCCGTATTTTCTTCCAGCAGCATGGATGACCCTTGAGATTACCATGCTTGGTATTCTTCTGGGGCTTGTCCTCGGCCTCATTACCGTGTTTATGCGCATTTCAGATAGGAAAATATTCAATCTCCCGGCTCATGCATATATTTATATAATTCGCGGAACTCCGCTTTTGCTGCAATTGCTGTTCATCTATTTCGGTATGCGCAGTCTGATCGGTTTGTCAGCATTACCAGCAGCTGTGCTGGCTCTCGGTTTTCATAACGGAGCCTACCTTGCAGAGATTTTCAGGGGCGCGATCAGCTCCATTTCTGAGGGGCAGATGGAAGCGGCTCGCAGTATCGGGCTGAGTTATCCCCGCGCAATGATCAGGATCATTCTGCCGCAGGCTTTTAAAAGAGCGATTCCGGCCCTTGGTAATCAGTTCATCATTGCTTTGAAGGATTCATCCCTTGCCAGTGCCATCACAATCAACGAGTTGCTGCTTAAATCTCAGCAACTTGCCTCATCGAACTTTATGATGATGGAAATGCTGACTATCGCCGGAATGTTTTATCTTTTCTACACGGGTGTGTTCACCTTTCTTTTTCATCGAATTGCAAGAAGGTTGGACACCAGCGGTGCGTAG
- a CDS encoding amino acid ABC transporter ATP-binding protein, translated as MQDTINIENVHKWFDTNHVLKGVNLNVGNSDVVVVIGASGSGKSTLLRCVNRLETYNKGQIRLNGKKAPSTEKEINAMRSKVGMVFQHFNLFPHMTVLGNVIEGPRQIKKTPKKEAVELGMSFLDKVGMAEKADAYPETLSGGQKQRVAIARALAMEPEVMLFDEPTSALDPELVGEVLTVMQDLANDGMTMMVVTHEMNFANEVADSVAFMDKGVILEQDAPSRLFTAPNEERTQEFLAQIL; from the coding sequence ATGCAGGATACTATCAATATTGAAAATGTTCATAAGTGGTTTGATACCAATCACGTGCTTAAAGGAGTTAATCTCAATGTCGGTAACTCCGATGTTGTTGTGGTTATCGGGGCTAGTGGTTCCGGAAAATCTACACTGCTCAGGTGCGTGAATCGTCTGGAGACATACAATAAGGGACAGATCCGTCTCAATGGTAAGAAGGCTCCAAGCACTGAGAAAGAAATCAACGCCATGAGAAGTAAAGTCGGTATGGTTTTTCAGCATTTCAACCTGTTCCCGCATATGACTGTCTTGGGTAACGTTATAGAAGGGCCTAGACAGATCAAGAAAACACCGAAGAAGGAAGCCGTTGAGCTTGGTATGTCCTTTCTGGATAAAGTCGGCATGGCTGAAAAAGCGGATGCTTATCCTGAAACTCTTTCCGGCGGACAGAAGCAGAGGGTGGCCATTGCCCGTGCTCTGGCAATGGAACCGGAAGTAATGCTCTTTGACGAGCCTACATCCGCCCTTGATCCTGAACTGGTTGGCGAAGTGCTTACCGTTATGCAAGACCTTGCAAATGACGGGATGACCATGATGGTCGTGACCCATGAAATGAATTTTGCAAATGAAGTTGCTGATTCCGTAGCCTTTATGGATAAGGGCGTCATTCTTGAGCAGGATGCTCCTTCACGATTGTTCACAGCTCCTAATGAGGAACGAACTCAGGAATTTCTCGCTCAAATCTTATAA
- a CDS encoding sigma-54-dependent Fis family transcriptional regulator, with product MFSNTFMADEKTFHFRNEKIQSLLLEMGLQRSTDSLFSLIVNRLAQFPNISLARIWLVKNGDICSSCSLRSECCNQEKCLHLVASAGQSVSDNTVDWSRLDGDHRRFPIGARKVGHIAATGSPVIVKSISKDSKWILHPDWAKQECINGFAGQPMAFHGETMGVLAVFTKSEIAQPALDILNIISNHAAAALVNARAFEKIEELTRRLEAENNYLREELLSSTTYGGFIGQSASLQRILQQIDLVASTDASVLILGESGTGKELVARELHQRSARRNRPLIKVNCASIPKDLFSSEFFGHVKGAFSGAVANRVGKFGAAHQGTLFLDEIGEMPLEQQAHLLRILQEGEYERVGEEKTRKADVRIIAATNKNLKEEVEKGRFREDLYFRLNVFPITVPPLRKKNEDIPLLANHFLKQFLIDMKRPVFHFTPAQIQRLSQYSWPGNVRELQNIVERFAIASSSAPTNLDFFNCLGTETHPTSQTHSFLPNEQILTEKEMIQLQKKNIEEALNQCRGKIYGTDGAAKLLGLKPTTLTTRIKKLNIARD from the coding sequence ATGTTTAGTAATACATTCATGGCTGACGAAAAAACATTCCACTTCAGAAATGAAAAAATCCAATCTCTTTTGCTGGAAATGGGGCTGCAAAGATCCACGGATTCGCTGTTCTCGCTTATCGTAAATCGTCTGGCACAATTCCCGAACATTTCTCTCGCCAGAATATGGCTCGTTAAAAACGGTGACATATGTTCATCCTGTTCCTTGCGAAGCGAGTGCTGCAATCAGGAAAAATGTTTGCACCTGGTCGCCAGCGCAGGACAATCCGTATCAGACAATACTGTTGACTGGTCTCGGCTTGATGGCGATCACCGCCGTTTTCCCATAGGAGCCAGAAAAGTGGGCCATATTGCCGCCACAGGCTCCCCTGTAATTGTAAAATCAATTTCCAAAGATTCAAAATGGATACTTCATCCAGACTGGGCCAAACAAGAATGTATAAACGGATTCGCAGGACAGCCTATGGCTTTCCACGGGGAAACAATGGGAGTTCTCGCGGTTTTTACAAAAAGCGAAATTGCGCAGCCCGCCCTTGATATTTTAAATATTATCTCGAACCACGCAGCCGCTGCTCTGGTTAATGCAAGAGCTTTTGAAAAAATAGAAGAACTTACCAGACGGCTTGAAGCAGAAAACAACTACCTGCGCGAAGAACTTTTAAGCAGCACGACCTATGGCGGATTCATCGGCCAAAGCGCATCACTGCAAAGAATTCTCCAGCAGATTGATCTTGTTGCTTCAACAGACGCAAGCGTGCTGATACTTGGAGAATCCGGAACGGGTAAAGAGCTTGTGGCTCGTGAACTACACCAAAGAAGCGCACGCCGAAACAGACCCTTGATCAAAGTGAACTGCGCTTCCATTCCTAAAGATCTTTTTTCAAGTGAATTCTTCGGTCATGTAAAAGGAGCCTTTTCCGGCGCTGTTGCTAATAGAGTCGGGAAATTCGGCGCAGCTCATCAAGGAACACTTTTTCTTGATGAAATAGGTGAAATGCCCCTTGAGCAGCAGGCGCACCTTCTGAGAATTCTACAGGAAGGAGAGTACGAGCGTGTCGGAGAGGAAAAAACACGCAAAGCCGATGTAAGAATCATTGCGGCAACCAACAAAAATCTCAAAGAGGAAGTGGAGAAAGGGCGGTTTAGGGAAGACCTGTACTTCCGTCTTAATGTTTTTCCTATTACAGTTCCACCGTTAAGGAAAAAAAACGAGGATATACCCCTTCTGGCAAATCATTTCCTGAAGCAATTTCTTATAGACATGAAAAGACCGGTATTTCATTTCACTCCGGCACAAATACAAAGACTATCCCAATACTCATGGCCCGGAAACGTTCGCGAACTGCAAAATATTGTTGAACGTTTTGCCATTGCATCAAGTTCTGCGCCAACCAACCTTGATTTTTTTAACTGCTTGGGAACCGAAACACATCCAACTTCACAGACTCATTCATTTCTTCCAAACGAGCAGATATTAACCGAAAAGGAAATGATTCAGCTCCAGAAAAAAAATATTGAAGAAGCCCTTAATCAATGCAGAGGTAAAATTTACGGAACAGACGGTGCGGCCAAATTGCTGGGCTTAAAACCGACCACACTGACCACCCGCATAAAAAAACTCAATATTGCACGTGACTGA